In Candidatus Chlorohelix allophototropha, one DNA window encodes the following:
- the istB gene encoding IS21-like element helper ATPase IstB encodes MNSLEHKLTSLKLGRVKQVYSDWIERARETGMDYGEFLEELLSEELLSRQENQLKKRLHSASFPFEASLEQFDFSRHPELKRSVILRYFDSSFVEKAGNLLLIGASGLGKTHLSIAAGIKMVQLGYTVKFITAQQLANQVIAASTRQEIARILEPLLKCQVLVLDELGYLPMDARVGPALYELISGRYLRGATIITSNKSLSNWGELIEGGDTALMVAIIDRLLHHGEVFYLRGSSYRTLGKESYGLERRQLPPEEKKPEAGTGS; translated from the coding sequence ATGAATAGTCTGGAACATAAACTCACCAGCCTAAAACTGGGCAGGGTAAAACAGGTATACAGCGATTGGATTGAACGGGCACGCGAAACCGGAATGGATTACGGGGAGTTTTTAGAAGAATTGTTAAGCGAAGAGTTGCTATCTCGTCAGGAGAACCAACTCAAAAAGCGTTTGCACTCAGCCAGTTTCCCTTTTGAAGCCAGCCTGGAACAATTCGATTTCAGTCGCCACCCGGAACTGAAGCGCAGCGTGATTTTACGCTATTTCGACAGCAGTTTTGTAGAAAAAGCTGGGAATTTACTCCTAATCGGGGCAAGTGGGCTTGGGAAAACCCATCTTTCGATTGCAGCCGGAATTAAGATGGTGCAGTTGGGTTACACCGTAAAGTTCATTACGGCTCAACAACTGGCGAACCAAGTGATTGCGGCTAGCACTCGCCAGGAAATAGCCAGGATTTTAGAGCCGCTTTTGAAATGTCAGGTGTTGGTATTAGACGAACTGGGCTATTTACCGATGGACGCACGTGTAGGTCCGGCCTTATATGAGCTGATCAGCGGACGTTACCTCAGAGGTGCTACGATCATTACCAGTAACAAAAGCCTTTCTAACTGGGGCGAACTGATCGAGGGTGGTGATACTGCCTTGATGGTGGCGATTATTGACCGTTTATTGCATCACGGAGAAGTTTTTTATTTAAGAGGTAGCAGTTACCGCACTTTAGGAAAGGAGAGTTACGGCTTAGAGCGTCGGCAACTTCCACCAGAAGAAAAGAAACCGGAAGCGGGAACTGGTTCTTAA
- a CDS encoding N-6 DNA methylase, protein MKNAEFKFNKVSLLIEACRMIDQMDISSQNEDVQGALFEYLLSTVGRNGQFRTPHHIIRLMVQMIDPKPNERIGDLAAGTRGFLV, encoded by the coding sequence ATGAAGAATGCCGAGTTCAAATTTAACAAAGTCAGCTTGCTTATAGAAGCCTGCCGCATGATCGACCAGATGGATATTTCATCTCAAAATGAGGATGTACAGGGCGCCCTGTTCGAGTATTTGCTCAGCACGGTAGGACGTAACGGGCAGTTCCGCACCCCACACCATATTATTCGCCTGATGGTGCAGATGATTGACCCTAAACCCAACGAGCGCATCGGCGATTTGGCGGCAGGCACACGCGGCTTTCTGGTCTAA